The genomic interval TTAATATTAACTATGAGGCGCTGTGGCTGTAAGCATCATATAAGCTTTAAGATAAATATGCTGGCTGTCCTAGTGGGTCAGACTTGCTGTCCCTTCGTTCCTGTTTCTCTTACCTTCCTCCAGTAACAGTTAATGTTCAGGTAACCTCTGAGGTCAAGGGTGTTTTTGACATTAGCATGTGTTTTAAAGTCCCCACACACCTCTTTCAGCTGGAAGCCTTGGACATGTCCCACTCTGTGCACACCCTTTCCCCCACAGATATTAGATGGATtagcagcccagcagccactgCCTTATCTCAGGGGCAGGAGTTCTTTGGTACAGAAGGAttttgctgctctgcctcccacTCCCTcatcagaaatacaggtatGTGGTTCTGCAGGCAGTCGGATGGTGGTGGGGTAGGGGATTCCTGTCTCTACCAGACCCTGCAATAGCACCAGCCATGTTCAGTGCAGCTGTCCACTTCAGTACGTTTTCCTTGGTCAGAGGGCAAAAGAATAGATTAGAGCCACAGTAAGTTATATGCATTCAGGGGGGACAACTGAATCAGCTAGGACAGGGACTTTCGGCCAGGGTGAATTTCAGCCTGTTGCATGCATTCTGTCATGACCACCTCTGCTCCAGGACCAGGGTTTGTGGAGAGAAAAGCAAGTTATGCACAGGATATACCCAGATTCCCTGTCCATgcctcctgcagtgctgggagccaGCCCGTGGGGTCTGGCCAGCAGTACTTGCTTGGCATAGGGACAGTGTGAGCATCGCAAGAGAGAGCCAATGTGACACAGCATGTCGTGGTGGTGGCTTTAGCCGCGCTTCCCCTGCTaaagcccagggctgctgcGTGGCAAGGTGAACATGCCAGGAGGGTGATTTCAGAGCAGCTACACCTGGCAAAGCCCACCAAAATGCTCCCATTTGTAAGGCCGCTGCAGCTGGAGTGGCGGTGGCTGCGGCAGGGCCAGAGCTGGCTACCAGGCTTCCCCAGGGGCAGTGGGAGCAGGGGAGATCACACAAGGCAGAGGCACATCCCTGAGCGCAGCAGCAAGTTGGGGCCGTCGGGCAGGGGGTAGCAGTGCTTTACCTGTCAGTGCAAGGGCCATGTCCAACGTTTCTGACCGTGCCTGGCCTCTTCCCAGTGGGACGAGGGGGAGCTTCTCTCCAGATCCTCTCTGCACAAAGGACTGGGGGGCAGGGGCCTGGCCTCTGATGAGATGCATTGGCCTTTGCAGGAAGGACTTAAAAGCCCCTACGGCCTTCCTCACCTCGGAGGTTGGAGTGATTGAGAAAATCTGCCTCCAGCCTGCCCTGTTCCCAGGCCTGTCTGGAAAGAAGTGTTCATACACCTCAGGGACTGAGATAACCAGGGAGTCTTTGACTGGAGCTGAGTTGGAGTCCTCCTTTTGCAGCTGAGCGTGGTCCAAGCTGCTGAACTTCTTTCGCCTCCTGTCTTTACTcttgacttttttcctgtttccttctggttcattgaaaaaatattcatacaGTTCAGGCAGGGACATTTCCCTTTCCAAGGGTGCTTTCTCCCCCTCCACTGAGTTCTCcactccttcttcttccccttggGAGTCACAGAACAAATACTCATACATCTCAGGCCAACTCACGTCCAGGGTGTCTCTCCCTGCAGAGGCCCCAGCTGCAAAGCACGCGGGggccagctgcccagggatcTCAGCTGCAGGCTCTCCATGAGCTCCGtcagcagcatctcctccagAAGCTGCCACACTCTTGGGAGGGAGAGGCTTCCCTGGTATCTCCTGGCATGCCGCTCCCAAAGGAGCCATGGCTTCACTGGCAGGGATCGCCAGCACATCGTCACACACACCCAAGGCACCAGCCTGCCCTGGCTTTGAATGCTTGGTGGCCTTCGCCTTTCCCAGGGGCTGTGCCCCTGGCTCCTTTGCCTTCTGCTTCGGGGGAGCGCCCGCGGCTGGATCACCCTCATCCacaccagggctgggcactgaCCGTTTGCTCTCCCCTGCCTCCTCGCTCCCCACCTTCACAGGAGCTGGCTTggctgccttctccttccctttgctCTTTCGTGAGGACAGTGGCGAGCTTAAAGGTGCCTTTATGGGTACCACGGTCCCCTGCGCTGCAGTCCCTGCAgtctccctgtccctctgggcTGCCTCTGTGGCACTGGCTCCACGTTGCTTGCGGCTCTTTCTCAGCTGTCCTGGCACCTTGGGCCTCACGACCTCCGGGGAGCCAGCCGGGGAGCTCGGCTCGGCAGCCGCTCTCTCCCTGCTCGCCTCCTCCTGCGCTGGGCAGCTGGGCGCTCTGGGCGCAGTCTCCAGGGCAGGGCTTGGGGGATGGTCACGCAGAGGTCCCCGTAGCCCAGACTCCGAGCGGGAAGTGTTGCTAGGACTTTTCCTCGCTGAACCCTCTGGGGAGGCAGCCAGTGCCAGCGACCTGCCTTGCGTTGGCGTCCCCGGTTGTGCTACCACTGGGCTGCCATAgggctgctgccctcctgcatcccttccCTGTTCAGGGGCGCTCGTTCCAGCCGGGTGGCTGGGAGGCTCCATGGCCTGACTGTTGCTGGCTGCTCCTTTCTCCGATGCTGATGCcaactgcagtgctgctgcttcacaTGCTGCGTCCTGTCCTGAGCTGCTCTCGGCTGTGCCGTCAGTGGGGCCAGCAAgggtggctgcagggggacaggggggCTGCCTCCCCTGCGTGCTGGGCATTGGAGCAATCAAAGGGCAGCTGGGCTTGTCGCTCTCACACAGAAACCTGCCGACCGAGCCCAGGTCCGCTTCGTCCTCGCTGCCCGAGAGAAGCTCCGGCAGGGAGAGATGCCCACCAGCAGGCCAGCACAGGGAGGCGTCTCCAGGCACCCCACGTGGGACAGAGCTCCCCGTGCCAGGCCCTGGCCTGCTGCCCACCCTCACTGTGATCTGCCCATTTGTGCTGGCACGGCAGTCCCTCCCCGGCACGCCGTCCCCTTGTTCAATGTCACTGAGACACTGCTCCTCAGCCGTGGCCAGGGCGGCTGGTGCTAGGTTGCATTCTTCCGACGCCAAGAAGAACTCAGCCCAGTCCCTGTCATTCAGCTGGATGCTGTACTCAAAGTTGTCcatgcctgcagcagcaaagcaagaggAGGGGGCCAGAGAGATCAAGGCATGAAGAGGGGGTATCAGCATCAGCAGACATAGCAGAGGTATATGCCCCAAACTCTTCCCCCCAGATtcctgccctgcttccctgTCACCGGCATTCACTCATCCTCACTCATTTCCAGCTGAAAATGGTGAGAGGTgagggcagctcctggcaggctCAGCCAGACAGGTATGGTTGTGCTGGACCATAACCCAGCCAGCAGTGACAGAGACCACTACCACCCCCCTCAGGtcccttctgcctctgctccccgagcacagcagcacagatggGGTGGAATTCtctccacagcagcacagcagtatTGCACTTCACATACCCCTTCCCTACtccttttgcctttaaaaaagtGGGGGGGGGATATGCTCGTGAGCATTCCTGCTGCCACAGCATCATGCATGAAGGTAGCACGAAGCACAGTCCAAACAAGGACATTCCAGCCAGACATGGCAGCTCCGTCCATACCCATGGCTCTCGGGAGGGAGATGCAACAGAGCCCAAAACCAGCAGAGGGGATCCAACGGTAggagaagaagcagagaaatcaCAAAGCTGCATCCTACCTGTACCACAATCTAAGCCAGTGATGGAGCCATTCAAAGAGCCACGCAGAAAAATCCTTCCAGCACAACATGATGCTGTACCCTTGATGGGGGCAGAGAGCTCGGCTCCAGCACAGATCCATTCAGGGGCTAAAAATAGacacctccccctccctccccagtgtGTCACTTGAGATCCGAGTGTGATGGGTTCAGAGAGGGCAGGCCCATATATAGAAGCTGGTGGGGAAGATGTGAGGGTGCCAGCCAATGTGTTTCTGTCCCACAGCCTCTGGGGTCTCTGAGACCACACCTGATGCCCACTGCTCTGTTCTGCCCTCTGCCTGGGGTTATTCTGTGGGATGACCAGCAGGGAAGGGGCCCAGGCCCCAGAGCTCCAGCCTTTAGCACAAGGCGCAGCATGACATCTGGATGGCTTTTTACAACATACCCACCTCTTTGCCTCAGTCTGCAGGTTACCCATTTCTAAAGTGACAGAAACATGCCTTGGGGTGTCATTTGTCTATGTACTCATAGGGCACTTATTGCCAACCCACTGCAGATTCACATCAAAGGACCACAGCCAGCATCACGGTCTTATGACAAGCCTTGCGTGGTGCGTGGCAGCCATCCCATGCACCCCAGGAGCATCTGGTGCAGGTGGCAGAGGGAGCCATGGGTTGGAGACTCAGGGTGAGCCTGGCATGAGGGAGTTACAGGGAAGCAACTGGCTGAGGGTTGCCTGGCGGGTCAGCAACCATGGCCAGAAATAGCCCTCAGCTCCTGCAAGTGCTGGAGCCTGCCTCCTACTGCATGCCCTCCCTGTCCCAGGGTTCAGAAATAGATGCCCTGAAgtagctgcctgcagcactgtgcCTGTGAGTGCAAGCCCAAGCCCAGTcccaggccctgctgcccccagaggGGACAGCACTGCCCCCAGACTCTGGCCACCCCTTGTGTCTCTGGGCTGCCGTAGACCCAAACTGCAGATGGCCACTTGTGTAGATGCTGTGGGAGCCCAGCAGGACCCAGGTGCCCTGCGTCCACCTCGAgggtgccagcagagctggggtgctGGCCATGCCACATGGCATGCTCCAAGGGGCTGGGGAACAGCACCCAGCTCCTGTCCCacaggctggagggcagcagtgcctcttgccctgccctgccagcacctgccATCCTGCAGGAATGAAGGTCCCCGCCGTGGCTGCCTTCCCGCACGGCACTGCCAAGGAGTGAGCCAGAAGCTCGTAGCCCACCAACAGCTGGAGCTGAAGTGTGCTGCCCCACGCCACTGGGTAAATATTGACCAGGACACGCTTCCTTTCTCCATGCTCTGGGCTGACGCACACAGGGAGCTTGTCAAGCCAAGAAAATATGGAAGGAAAGAGGTCTGCTGCCTTCCCATCCTATCTCATTTCTGATCTGGCTAcacccttctccctctccctcctcacaCGCGCTTGCAGACGCAGAAGGGAAACCAACTGACTTCCTTTTCTTGGCTGCAGTCGACTTCCTTCCCTTTGAGTCCGGCAGCCAGGGTTAGTCAGAGAAACCTTTAAACTCTGCCTTGCGAACCACAGCAGAGAACATAAAAGAGACAGAGGCAGTGAGATGGAACTGGAAGccagcagagagctggcagcCCGCATTATCAATGTCGCATTTAAAGCCAGTGCCGGAGCAGCCACACACCAAACCCAACAGGAACTATACACACCCCACCACATGTTCCACCCTGGCCTCAGAGACACAAACAAGTCTCGGTGCAGGAGACATCCAAGTATTTATTTAGCTGTCCAGGGTAAAGCCCACACACTATCCTTGGGGAAATTATGCATCTGCTAGCActtccctgccttcctctggGAGGACCATATAAGCACAGCGTGGACTCCAAGGGCAAGGCATGCTGCCCCAAGCCATGCAGGCTGCAGAAGGGACATTATGCTGTCTGTGAAGGACATCCAGCAGTTGCAGCCCAAACAGACCGTCTCTGATTACCTTCTGGCACCTGGTGCGTGACCCTGTGCCTCTCTGGGATACCTGGCTCCAGCCCTCCAGAGCTCTCTCCAGAGGAACTGGTGCCagatgctgggatgctgcagggctgctccagcacctccagaCCAACGTGACCGGTGGATGTGACCAGCTCAGCTACAGACAGGCGGGCACAGGCCTctccaccacctcccagcaCCTCCAGTATTGACACTTTGCTATTAAGGACATTATATAAATAACTAATGTCAACGTGTAATTAGAGAAGGGCCTGAAATAAAGCAGGAGATGAGGCCCTTCTCTGCCTGATGACATAGGACACAGCGTGGGAGAAAGAGCCAGAATCAAGGGCATGGAAAAGGGAGTGAGGCAAGAAAACCAAGAGTGCCACAGAGGGGCATTTACATGGGCATAAAGACCCCTTCTGTGGCTTCAGGCTTGACATTTGTTACTCTTGGTGTAAAGGGACCACAACAGACcggcagaggggaggggagctATCAGAGCTATATAGAATAATACTCTAAGATAAGCAATTTCCTATGCAGGAAACTCTGTATGGGAGAATTCTACCTTCacagagcttttaaaatcagCACTAAACCAACATGAGTATGGGGGTTTTGGCTGAATTCACTGCTGAGACAATGCAGACAGCGCAGAGAAATGTGGGTCTGATATAGACTTGTCACATGCTGCCTGTTAGGGGAGGAAGAGAGTGATGAGATTGCAggaaaagcaatggaaaaaaaaaaaaacccctagcCATAATGTGAAGAGAAATACGTCTGCAGTTTCAGGAGCAAGACGTCATTGGCCcttgctgcttcccactgcctgggACAGACAGCTCTATTTGCAGCCACTTTCTCATGCTTTCTTCCGCTTTGGCTTGATCATCATCCTTCAGCCTCGGTCACTGATACAGCATGGCCTTGTCTGCCTATCTCTGGCTGATCCCTGGACTCTGGTCTTCCGCTCTCAAGGGACTAGCCTTTCCATCTTACGATCTCCTCTGATTTGATTCATTTTCCCCCCTTCCATAAATTCCTGCAAGGTACAAACTGTCATGTGGATAGCTCAGCTCTTCATGTCCAAGAGCTGCTTGGGTACAGCTTTGACCTTGCACTGCTAACAGCCATGAGACCTGCCTTGTGACAGGGAGAGAGGAAACAGGGAATTTAGATCTACCCCAAAGAAAGTCTAGAATTTAACAGTTACTCTATGCTGAGGAAGGGGTTAAGTCTACATTGAAACTCAAAGTGCAACCAAGCTGTAACCACCAGTCTGGTTTTGCTGGTTTGGGGGCAGGTGAGTGGCTAGGAATTATCACCCCCAAACCATAAGAGGTCTGCATTGTTATTGTCTAAACCCTTtaactgttttggtttggtgttttgggggttttttttgcctgaaacTCAGTCCCCAGGCTCTCTAAAAATTCAGGCCCATGCCTCCCGCGCAGCCAGCAGCGGGCTCACTCAAAGGTCAGCCTGAGCTGACTTGAAACTCAGCCCGCACTTGCCTGAAACTCTGCCAAGCTCTTCCAAAAGGCTTGTATCCTGGCCTGAGTTTCGGGTTGCTAATCCAAGTCTCACTGGGTTTCAGGTTTCCGTGCAAGCTTTGGCTTTGCTCTACACAAGAATAGCCGCAGGCCACATCTATTCTGCTGGCTGGACCTttcctgccagggcagggatggcagcaggcagccaccTCAGTGCCAAGAGCAGGCAGGGCAAGCAGGGCACACAGCTGCCTCAGAGGCACAGGACACAGATAGGCTCCATGTCCATAACCCTGGGCTCACCGTCCCTTGGGGACAGGTTCTGCAACTCTCCAGCTTTGCCCCTCTCGGGGTGCTGCCAAGGGGCTGCAGGCACCATCCTGCCCCGGAGCACTGCACGGCAGAGGACGCAGCGGCACAAGCTATGGCCGTTGGAGCCCCAGGAGCAGTTGCTATAGCTGTCAGAGGACAGGCAAGACCTAAACTGCCATGAAGCTTAGCAGTGCAGTTACCCCGGTGGATTGTTTTAATCCTAAACCCAGCACAGTAATACCAGACCAGTGCATGGTCTGTTGTGGCTGTAAGTGTTTCTGGCTTGGGACCAGCAGCCGTAAGGGCAGGTGACCATTGTCATGTCACAGCTGCCTCACTTTTCATGTTGCTCACCAATGTGAGACAAACGAAGCATGCCAAGCTCTCTCTCTGCAAGTCATACCCAGACAGATAGAGCTATTCTATGTTTTTTACAAGGCCTGAAAAGAGGCTGCTGGGCTGAAGTTCCGGCTCATAGGAATCAGTTTCACAACTGAATGCAACCGCATCAGCATTTTACCTGTGGAACTAATTTTTCCTGCCATTTCCACTAGATGTCACTTATAGCCAGAAAGTTAGCAGTTTCCCTAGATTTTTAACCTCCTCCTGATGTGCAGAACTATGTCAATCCTAAAAAGGGGTCTTAGAAGTCCAGGAATTAGGGCTGTAATGGTATTAGAGCAGTCAGGACTGCAGGCTGTAAGAGAGGGGTGTAGGGGAAGCAAACATCTCCTGAGCCTCCCATCCAGCTGGTGTGGTGCCTctaggagaaaggaaaaagctatGTTTCGTAAGGCTGGAAGAGCAGAGTCTTTGCTAACACTGACTTGTGCATGCTGGGAGTCTCTACAGCAAGCCTGTTGCGCTTTGCACTGTAATGTTAGATGTTCAGTGATCCACGCAGGTAGGTCACAGCTGTCACGTGTGGGTGTCCAAATCTCTgagccagcaggcagctctATCTCTGCAGTCACCAACCCATCCTGAGTGCTTTGGGGTAAGGGCTGTTCTGCCTTTGCACATCATTTCACACATGAGGTACTTGGCCCTGAGCGGGGGCACAGTAACACTACTGCAATGCAAGGCAGCAATACCAGCAGTCTCCTGACCCTGGGGTCACAGCATGGACCGGTGCCAGGGTCACTTCAACCCTCTGGacagcaacaaaaccaccaGCGGCATCTCCATCCTAGTGCCCAAGCAGCTGCCTCCCTCACCCTACAGCGCTGGAACTGCTTCCAAGTGCTGGCCCAGATCTTTCCTTCAGGGCTTTTCTTCATATGCA from Falco biarmicus isolate bFalBia1 chromosome 3, bFalBia1.pri, whole genome shotgun sequence carries:
- the PERM1 gene encoding PGC-1 and ERR-induced regulator in muscle protein 1, which produces MDNFEYSIQLNDRDWAEFFLASEECNLAPAALATAEEQCLSDIEQGDGVPGRDCRASTNGQITVRVGSRPGPGTGSSVPRGVPGDASLCWPAGGHLSLPELLSGSEDEADLGSVGRFLCESDKPSCPLIAPMPSTQGRQPPCPPAATLAGPTDGTAESSSGQDAACEAAALQLASASEKGAASNSQAMEPPSHPAGTSAPEQGRDAGGQQPYGSPVVAQPGTPTQGRSLALAASPEGSARKSPSNTSRSESGLRGPLRDHPPSPALETAPRAPSCPAQEEASRERAAAEPSSPAGSPEVVRPKVPGQLRKSRKQRGASATEAAQRDRETAGTAAQGTVVPIKAPLSSPLSSRKSKGKEKAAKPAPVKVGSEEAGESKRSVPSPGVDEGDPAAGAPPKQKAKEPGAQPLGKAKATKHSKPGQAGALGVCDDVLAIPASEAMAPLGAACQEIPGKPLPPKSVAASGGDAADGAHGEPAAEIPGQLAPACFAAGASAGRDTLDVSWPEMYEYLFCDSQGEEEGVENSVEGEKAPLEREMSLPELYEYFFNEPEGNRKKVKSKDRRRKKFSSLDHAQLQKEDSNSAPVKDSLVISVPEVYEHFFPDRPGNRAGWRQIFSITPTSEVRKAVGAFKSFLQRPMHLIRGQAPAPQSFVQRGSGEKLPLVPLGRGQARSETLDMALALTGRPEAPLALTHKDMCLVFCAFASWAVKTSDLQSPDAWKTMFLASFGTLSAIRYFRRQVREGHLRT